TGACGGCGCTCGCGGCGCTGGCTGTGAGCGTCCCGCCCGCGAAAGCGGCGTCCGGCGGGGAGGGGGAGCCCGTCCGATGACCTCCGCCGAGCGCCGGGTCGCCCGGGAGTGGAGGACCCTCCAGGCCATGATCCGGATCGCCTGCCGGGATCTTCACGGGGGTGCCGACGAGCTGTGCGCGGAGTGCGAGGAGCTGCGCCTCTACGCCGAGCGGCGCCTCGCCAGGTGCCCGTTTGCCGAGGAGAAGCCGACGTGCGTGAAGTGCCCCGTCCACTGCTACGAAGAGGGGATGCGGGAGCGGGTGCGGCAGGTGATGCGCTACGCCGGCCCGCGGATGCTCTTCCGCCACCCGGTCCTCGCCCTGCTCCACCTGCGCGACGAGCGGCTCCCCCTCTCCGAGAAGGCGCAGAAAGTGGCCGAGCG
The genomic region above belongs to Holophagales bacterium and contains:
- a CDS encoding nitrous oxide-stimulated promoter family protein is translated as MTSAERRVAREWRTLQAMIRIACRDLHGGADELCAECEELRLYAERRLARCPFAEEKPTCVKCPVHCYEEGMRERVRQVMRYAGPRMLFRHPVLALLHLRDERLPLSEKAQKVAERLKRPAGEG